The following coding sequences are from one Mauremys reevesii isolate NIE-2019 unplaced genomic scaffold, ASM1616193v1 Contig63, whole genome shotgun sequence window:
- the LOC120394525 gene encoding olfactory receptor 51G2-like yields the protein MSAVNDTKFNSAVFLLTGIPGQEDVHLWISIPFCLMYVISIVGNSVILFIIKTDSRLHEPMYIFLSMLAVTDLGLSVSTMPTILGIYLFNSREISFEACFAQLFFIHSLQFIESSVLLLMAFDRFIAIRDPLRYASILTLPRIANMGLVFALRGVAVIFPLPFLLKRFQYCRANVLSHSYCLHQEVMKMACSDITVNSIYGLFVTLLTVGLDSLFIFLSYVMIFKTVLSIASNAECLRALNTCVSHLCAVLLFYSPEIGLSVLHRFGKGSSPLLQIFLGYISLLVPPLINPIVYSVKNRHLRAGIIRAFVK from the coding sequence atgtcagctgtcaatgacaccaaattcaactctgcagtgttccttctcaccgggatacctgggcaggaagacgtccatctctggatctctatccccttctgcttaatgtatgttatttcaatagtaggaaattcagtcattctgttcattataaaaacagattcaaggctccatgagcccatgtacattttcctttccatgttggccgtcacagaccttggcttatcGGTATCCACCATGCCGACGATACTGGGCATATACTTGTTTAACTCTCGGGAGATCAGCTTCGAAGCCTGTTttgcccagctgttcttcatccactcaCTTCAATTCATTGAATCCTCCgtgctcttgttgatggcctttgaccgcttcatCGCAATCCGTGACCCACTGAGATATGcttccatcttaaccctgccAAGAATAGCCAATATGGGACTGGTGTTTGCGCTAAGAGGTGTAGCTGTAATATTCCCACTCCCCTTTCTACTGAAAAGGTTCCAATACTGTcgagccaatgtcctctcccactcctactgcctgcaccaggagGTCATGAAGATGGCTTGTTCAGATATCACAGTCAACAGCATCTATGGCTTGTTTGTTACACTCTTAACGGTGGGATTGGACTCGCTGTTCATATTtctctcttatgtgatgatcttcaaaacagtgctgagcatcGCGTCCAATGCAGAGTGCCTcagggccctgaacacctgcgtCTCCCACCTCTGCGCCGTCCTGCTGTTCTATTCACCAGAGATTGGCTTATCTGTGTTACACAGATTTGGAAAGGGATCATCTCCCTTGCTTCAAATTTTCCTGGGATACATCTCCCTGCTGGTCCCACCCCTGATTAATCCAATCGTGTACAGCGTGAAAAACAGACACCTGCGTGCAGGGATAATCAGGGCATTCGTCAAATGA